A window from Mangifera indica cultivar Alphonso unplaced genomic scaffold, CATAS_Mindica_2.1 Un_0038, whole genome shotgun sequence encodes these proteins:
- the LOC123206480 gene encoding acid phosphatase 1-like, giving the protein MMSIMGFFFRLFILFGLCSLAFSNEALGSNEFPRPLIVQYPDNIIETRLTELDEEVKLQCTSWRFSVEANNIGPWKTIPRECLEYVKDYLMGRGYKMDLERASNEAKVYANTVQLIGDGKDVWIFDIDDTLLSNLPYYQEHGYGTEIFDPVEFDKWVEKAMAPAIEPSLKLYEEVLKSGFKIFLLTGRYENKRAATIDNLINAGFQNWDKLILRDAEDHGKLAIIYKSEKRNDMVKNGFRILGNSGDQWSDILGSSMSTRSFKLPNPMYYIP; this is encoded by the exons ATGATGTCAATTATGGGATTTTTCTTTagactttttattttgtttggattGTGTTCTCTTGCTTTCTCAAATGAGGCATTGGGCTCTAACGAGTTCCCGAGACCTTTGATTGTTCAATACCCGGATAATATAATCGAGACCCGGTTGACGGAGCTCGATGAAGAGGTGAAATTACAGTGTACGAGTTGGAGATTTTCGGTTGAAGCCAACAATATTGGGCCGTGGAAGACGATTCCTCGTGAATGTTTGGAGTACGTGAAAGATTACTTGATGGGTCGAGGTTATAAAATGGATCTCGAGAGGGCTTCTAACGAGGCTAAAGTTTACGCTAATACTGTTCAATTGATCGGTGACGGTAAAGATGTGTGGATTTTTGACATTGATGATACTTTGTTGTCCAATCTTCCTTATTATCAAGAGCATGGTTATGG CACCGAGATATTTGATCCAGTAGAGTTTGATAAATGGGTTGAGAAAGCCATGGCACCAGCTATAGAACCCAGTTTGAAACTCTATGAAGAGGTTCTGAAATCGGGCTTTAAGATTTTCTTGTTGACCGGGCGTTATGAAAATAAAAGGGCTGCAACAATTGATAATTTGATCAATGCTGGGTTTCAGAATTGGGACAAACTCATTTTGAG AGACGCTGAGGACCATGGAAAATTGGCAATAATTTACAAGTCAGAGAAGAGGAATGATATGGTTAAAAATGGATTTCGAATTCTTGGAAACTCTGGAGACCAATGGAGTGATATACTAGGTTCTTCAATGTCCACTCGTTCTTTTAAGCTTCCGAATCCAATGTATTATATTCCCTGA